One part of the Marinilabiliales bacterium genome encodes these proteins:
- a CDS encoding sigma-70 family RNA polymerase sigma factor, whose amino-acid sequence MEQRDDSYYIGKVLSGDTSAYAVLVDRYKTMAFNISLRILGSREDAEEVAQDSFVKAFRSLGSFRGSARFSTWLFRIVYNSSVSHYRKRKREIVSDQGEAVVMKYAGLTEEGDAEANEAMVLALREALSTLPEEEQAMITLYYYQDSSIDDIAAIARMTPSNVKVRLHRARKKLHELISRQVADEARA is encoded by the coding sequence ATGGAACAGAGGGATGACAGTTATTATATTGGGAAGGTGCTCAGCGGAGACACCTCTGCCTACGCAGTGCTGGTCGACAGGTACAAAACCATGGCTTTTAATATATCCCTCAGGATTCTAGGCAGCCGTGAAGATGCAGAGGAGGTTGCGCAGGACTCATTTGTAAAGGCTTTCCGGTCCCTCGGTTCTTTCAGGGGAAGTGCCCGGTTCTCTACATGGCTGTTCAGAATTGTCTACAACAGCTCGGTTTCTCATTACCGCAAAAGAAAAAGAGAGATAGTGTCTGATCAGGGGGAGGCCGTTGTAATGAAGTACGCCGGTTTGACAGAAGAGGGGGATGCGGAAGCGAATGAGGCGATGGTCCTGGCCCTCCGGGAAGCTTTAAGCACCCTGCCGGAAGAGGAGCAGGCAATGATCACGCTTTATTATTATCAGGATAGCAGTATTGACGATATAGCAGCTATAGCAAGAATGACGCCGTCAAATGTAAAGGTCCGGCTTCACCGTGCAAGAAAGAAACTTCATGAACTGATAAGCCGCCAGGTTGCTGATGAGGCCCGGGCATAA